In Anaerolineales bacterium, the following are encoded in one genomic region:
- a CDS encoding 4Fe-4S dicluster domain-containing protein, whose amino-acid sequence MLTLIEKIVFVLAALTTLALVARAVQRIVRIIGRGHGKPDWKLIPKRLLEVGVKTVALTPTWRKRLLASLLHAMVVWAFMFYLLVNIGDVLEAFVPNFVFLGEGGLGNVYRLLADGLTVTGIAGMLALLARRFVLRTPALRIRESTLVHPKAREGIARDSLIVGLFIVLHLGGRLLAASFKLALHGADPWQPLASAAAGLWAGWSPAALVVGEHVGFWLAIGLIMAFFPYFLYSKHIHIFMAPLNFLLRPERPSPGQLEKLNFDDPSIEQFGAARLEDFAWHQIMDAYACIMCNRCQDACPAYTTGKVLSPAALEVNKRYFINEEGARLANSEASTKTLLEFAITEEAVLACTACGACTDICPVGNDPMRDIMDIRRSMVLMENKAPEPWQVAFRGMERSVNPWNVPPSERMKWAEGLNVPTVEQNAEPELLWWVGCAPSTDARAQKTAQAMVQILEAAGVSYAVLGNQEQCTGDSARRAGNEFLFNELANANVEMLNAVAPKRILTTCPHCLHTLANEYPQFGGNYEVVHHTEFIDELIKNGRLEVKAGPATQMALHDPCYLGRQNGVVVEPRNVLNAVDVDLVEMVKHGKQSFCCGAGGAQMWKEEEHGTSRVSSERIRQAQEVGAQTLAVGCPFCMVMLSDAAKAEAPNLLVRDVVEIIADGLFEKS is encoded by the coding sequence ATGCTGACCTTAATTGAAAAAATCGTCTTTGTTTTGGCGGCCCTCACCACCCTGGCGCTGGTGGCTCGGGCTGTGCAGCGCATTGTGCGCATCATCGGCCGCGGCCACGGCAAACCGGACTGGAAACTGATCCCTAAGCGCCTGCTGGAAGTGGGCGTCAAGACCGTGGCGCTCACTCCCACCTGGCGTAAACGCCTGCTGGCCAGCCTGCTGCACGCCATGGTGGTCTGGGCCTTCATGTTCTACCTGCTGGTCAACATTGGCGACGTCCTGGAAGCTTTTGTCCCTAACTTCGTTTTCTTGGGAGAAGGTGGACTGGGCAACGTGTACCGCCTGTTGGCGGATGGGCTGACCGTCACCGGCATCGCCGGCATGCTCGCTTTGCTGGCCCGCCGCTTTGTGCTGCGCACCCCGGCCCTGCGTATCCGTGAGAGCACGCTGGTGCACCCCAAGGCGCGTGAAGGCATCGCTCGTGATTCGCTGATCGTGGGCTTGTTCATCGTATTGCACTTGGGCGGCCGCCTGCTGGCGGCCAGCTTTAAGCTGGCCCTGCACGGCGCCGACCCCTGGCAGCCGCTGGCCAGCGCTGCGGCGGGGCTGTGGGCCGGCTGGTCGCCGGCCGCGCTGGTGGTGGGCGAGCATGTCGGCTTTTGGCTGGCCATCGGCCTGATCATGGCCTTCTTCCCGTATTTCCTGTATTCCAAGCACATCCACATCTTCATGGCTCCGCTGAATTTCCTGCTGCGCCCGGAACGTCCCTCGCCCGGTCAGCTGGAGAAGCTCAACTTCGACGACCCGTCTATTGAGCAGTTTGGCGCGGCCCGCCTGGAAGACTTTGCCTGGCACCAGATCATGGATGCCTATGCCTGCATCATGTGCAACCGCTGTCAGGATGCCTGCCCGGCCTACACCACCGGCAAGGTGCTTTCCCCGGCGGCGCTGGAGGTCAATAAGCGCTATTTCATCAATGAAGAAGGCGCCCGCCTGGCCAACAGCGAGGCCAGCACCAAGACCCTGCTGGAATTTGCGATCACCGAGGAAGCCGTGCTGGCCTGCACCGCCTGCGGCGCCTGCACCGACATTTGCCCGGTGGGCAATGACCCGATGCGCGACATCATGGACATCCGCCGCAGCATGGTGCTGATGGAGAACAAGGCCCCTGAACCCTGGCAGGTGGCTTTCCGCGGCATGGAGCGCAGCGTTAACCCGTGGAACGTGCCGCCCAGCGAGCGCATGAAGTGGGCCGAAGGCTTGAATGTGCCCACGGTGGAACAGAATGCCGAGCCCGAATTGCTGTGGTGGGTGGGTTGTGCCCCCTCCACCGATGCGCGCGCCCAGAAGACGGCCCAGGCTATGGTGCAGATCCTGGAAGCCGCCGGCGTCAGTTACGCCGTGCTGGGCAACCAGGAACAATGCACCGGCGACTCGGCCCGCCGCGCCGGCAACGAGTTCCTGTTCAATGAACTAGCCAACGCCAACGTAGAAATGCTGAACGCGGTGGCGCCCAAGCGCATCCTGACCACCTGCCCGCACTGCCTGCACACCCTGGCCAACGAGTACCCGCAGTTCGGCGGCAATTACGAGGTGGTACACCACACCGAATTCATTGATGAGCTGATCAAAAATGGCCGGCTTGAGGTCAAAGCCGGTCCCGCCACCCAAATGGCCCTGCACGACCCCTGCTATCTGGGTCGCCAGAACGGCGTGGTGGTGGAGCCGCGCAATGTGCTGAATGCCGTGGATGTGGACCTGGTTGAGATGGTCAAGCATGGCAAGCAATCCTTCTGCTGCGGCGCCGGCGGCGCCCAGATGTGGAAGGAAGAAGAGCACGGCACCAGCCGGGTGAGCAGCGAGCGCATCCGCCAGGCCCAAGAGGTCGGCGCCCAAACCCTGGCGGTGGGCTGCCCCTTCTGCATGGTGATGCTCAGTGATGCCGCCAAGGCTGAGGCGCCCAACCTGCTGGTGCGTGACGTGGTCGAAATTATTGCCGACGGACTGTTTGAGAAGAGCTAA
- the hutU gene encoding urocanate hydratase: protein MNTPRVIRSPRGIELHCQNWLIEAVYRMLQNNLDPEVAERPEDLVVYGGRGQVARSWEAFDAILETLRTMQPDETLLVQSGKPVAVFRTHADAPRALIANSNLVPHWATQQHFDDLAAKGLMMYGQMTAGSWIYIGTQGILQGTYETLGSLAQQRGWPSLRGKFVLTAGLGGMGGAQPLAVTMNEGVALVVEVDPARAHRRREIGYIDAVVDTLEEAMTLVEESVQAGQPRSIGLIGNAAEIFPELLARGIVPDVVTDQTPAHDMLAYIPAGMTLSEADALRSSDPAEFERRSQASMARHVEAMLGFQQRGSEVFDYGNNLRQRALDYGVQNAFDFPGFVPAYIRPLFCEGKGPFRWVALSGDPEDIYKTDAAIAELFPEDQHLQRWLKLARERIPFQGLPARICWLGYGERAKAGLRFNEMVTSGELSAPIVIGRDHLDSGSVASPNRETEGMQDGTDAVSDWPILNALVNAVGGATWVSFHHGGGVGIGYSQHAGQVIVADGTPEAAKRIERVLTSDPGMGVVRHADAGYREAIDFAHQHGVKIPMLKS, encoded by the coding sequence ATGAATACACCCCGAGTAATCCGCTCCCCGCGCGGCATTGAGTTGCACTGCCAAAATTGGCTGATCGAAGCCGTCTATCGCATGCTGCAAAACAACCTGGACCCCGAGGTGGCCGAACGTCCCGAAGATCTGGTGGTGTATGGCGGCCGTGGCCAGGTCGCCCGCTCCTGGGAAGCTTTCGACGCGATTCTCGAGACATTGCGTACCATGCAGCCGGACGAAACCTTGCTGGTGCAGTCTGGCAAGCCGGTGGCCGTCTTCCGCACGCACGCGGATGCGCCGCGGGCGCTGATCGCCAATTCCAACCTAGTGCCGCACTGGGCCACCCAGCAGCATTTCGACGACCTGGCCGCCAAGGGCTTGATGATGTACGGCCAGATGACCGCCGGTTCGTGGATCTATATTGGCACGCAGGGCATTCTGCAGGGCACATACGAGACGCTCGGCTCGCTGGCCCAGCAGCGCGGCTGGCCTTCGCTGCGCGGCAAGTTCGTGCTTACCGCCGGTCTGGGCGGCATGGGCGGCGCCCAGCCGCTGGCGGTCACCATGAACGAAGGCGTGGCCCTGGTGGTGGAGGTGGACCCGGCCCGGGCGCACCGCCGACGCGAGATCGGCTACATCGACGCTGTGGTGGACACGCTGGAAGAGGCCATGACCTTGGTCGAAGAATCCGTGCAGGCTGGCCAGCCGCGCTCGATCGGCTTGATTGGCAACGCGGCTGAGATCTTCCCGGAATTGCTGGCGCGCGGCATCGTCCCAGACGTGGTCACTGACCAAACCCCGGCTCACGATATGCTCGCTTATATCCCGGCAGGTATGACCCTCTCCGAGGCCGATGCGCTGCGCAGCAGCGACCCGGCCGAATTTGAGCGCCGCTCACAGGCCAGCATGGCCCGCCATGTGGAGGCCATGCTGGGTTTCCAGCAGCGCGGCAGCGAGGTCTTCGATTACGGCAACAACCTGCGCCAGCGCGCTCTGGACTATGGCGTCCAGAATGCCTTTGATTTCCCCGGCTTTGTGCCGGCCTACATTCGCCCGCTGTTTTGCGAGGGCAAAGGACCGTTCCGCTGGGTGGCGCTCAGCGGCGACCCGGAGGACATTTATAAGACGGATGCCGCCATCGCCGAGCTGTTCCCTGAGGATCAGCACTTACAGCGCTGGCTAAAGCTGGCGCGCGAGCGCATTCCCTTCCAGGGTCTGCCCGCCCGCATTTGCTGGCTGGGTTATGGCGAGCGTGCCAAGGCCGGCTTGCGCTTCAATGAGATGGTGACCAGCGGCGAATTGAGCGCGCCGATCGTGATCGGCCGGGACCACTTGGACTCAGGCTCGGTGGCTTCGCCCAACCGTGAGACCGAAGGCATGCAGGACGGCACCGATGCGGTCAGCGACTGGCCGATCCTCAACGCGCTGGTCAACGCGGTCGGCGGCGCCACCTGGGTGTCTTTCCACCACGGCGGCGGCGTGGGCATCGGCTACAGCCAGCACGCCGGCCAGGTGATCGTGGCCGACGGCACGCCTGAAGCCGCCAAGCGCATTGAGCGCGTGCTGACCAGCGACCCTGGCATGGGTGTGGTGCGCCATGCTGACGCCGGCTACCGCGAGGCGATTGACTTCGCCCACCAGCATGGGGTTAAGATCCCCATGCTCAAGTCCTAG
- a CDS encoding UDP-glucose/GDP-mannose dehydrogenase family protein, producing MKKISVIGVGYVGLVTAACFSDLGNQVIALDVNEERVAGLKRGEMPIYEPGLEELVQRNVQAGRLQFTTSYPEALQDSEFVFICVGTPSGVDGEADLKYVESAARSIAEHMQAPLVVINKSTVPVGTGDFVAEIIKHAQPKPMDFWVVSCPEFLREGAAISDFMNPHRTVLGSLHREAADKVAQLHLPLRAPIVITDLRTAEMIKYASNAFLATKISFINEIADVCESLGADVKEVAAGMGFDTRIGKQFLEAGLGYGGSCFPKDVKALAYMAEEMGHEPRILNAVMDVNVRRRDHAVRRLEQALGGLQGRRIGLLGLAFKANTDDMREAPSIDIAEALLTAGAEVTAYDPVAMPAASELLPKVEMAENAYELAQDCDALLVATEWNEFKNLDMLRIRNSMKQPVLVDGRNLYQPQILRSMGFQYYGIGRGYNENGAAQTKIEVRPHAA from the coding sequence ATGAAGAAAATCAGTGTAATTGGGGTGGGCTATGTGGGCCTGGTCACCGCCGCCTGCTTTAGTGACCTGGGCAACCAGGTCATCGCTCTGGATGTAAATGAAGAACGCGTCGCCGGACTGAAGCGCGGCGAAATGCCGATCTACGAACCCGGCTTGGAAGAACTGGTGCAGCGCAACGTGCAGGCGGGCCGCCTGCAGTTCACCACCTCGTACCCCGAAGCCCTGCAGGACAGTGAGTTCGTCTTTATTTGCGTAGGCACGCCCTCCGGCGTAGACGGCGAAGCCGACCTGAAGTACGTAGAATCGGCGGCACGCTCGATTGCCGAGCACATGCAGGCTCCGCTGGTGGTGATCAACAAGTCTACCGTGCCGGTAGGCACGGGTGACTTTGTAGCCGAGATCATTAAGCACGCCCAGCCCAAGCCGATGGACTTCTGGGTGGTGTCTTGCCCCGAATTTCTGCGCGAAGGCGCCGCGATCAGCGACTTCATGAACCCACACCGCACCGTGCTGGGCTCGCTGCACCGCGAAGCCGCCGACAAAGTGGCCCAGCTGCACCTGCCGCTGCGCGCTCCGATCGTGATCACGGACCTGCGCACCGCTGAAATGATCAAGTACGCCTCCAATGCCTTCCTGGCCACCAAGATCTCCTTCATTAATGAGATCGCCGACGTCTGCGAGTCGCTGGGGGCTGATGTGAAAGAAGTGGCGGCCGGCATGGGTTTTGATACCCGCATCGGCAAGCAATTCCTGGAAGCCGGCCTGGGCTATGGCGGTTCCTGCTTCCCCAAAGACGTGAAGGCCCTGGCCTATATGGCCGAGGAAATGGGCCACGAGCCGCGCATTTTGAATGCGGTGATGGACGTGAATGTGCGCCGCCGCGACCACGCCGTGCGCCGCCTAGAACAGGCGCTGGGCGGGCTGCAAGGCCGCCGCATCGGCCTGCTGGGTCTGGCCTTCAAGGCCAACACCGACGATATGCGCGAGGCGCCCTCGATTGACATTGCCGAGGCCCTGCTGACCGCCGGCGCCGAAGTGACCGCTTATGACCCGGTGGCCATGCCAGCCGCCAGTGAGCTGCTGCCCAAGGTGGAGATGGCCGAGAATGCTTATGAACTGGCCCAGGACTGCGACGCCCTGCTGGTGGCCACGGAGTGGAACGAGTTCAAAAACCTGGACATGCTGCGCATCCGCAACAGTATGAAGCAGCCTGTGCTGGTGGACGGGCGCAACCTGTACCAGCCGCAGATCCTGCGCAGCATGGGCTTTCAGTATTACGGCATTGGGCGCGGCTACAACGAGAATGGCGCCGCGCAAACCAAGATCGAGGTCCGGCCCCATGCCGCCTGA
- a CDS encoding methyltransferase domain-containing protein, whose protein sequence is MPPEVQNDHPPICDYEGSDYQQRFWEQGERQYEDQVEAVAIRRLLPTSGKLLLEVGAGAGRNTPRYHGYERIVVMDYSTTQLEQAQQRLGTDPRYIYVAADVYKLPFVDGLFDGVTMIRVIHHLAEAPRALGQLRQVMQPKGVFLLEFANKRNLKAILRYWAGRQTWNPFTPEQVEYIPLNFDFHPHTMRGWLKQAGFRIERQLSVSHFRMGWLKRNIPLGLLVGADAALQPTGALWQYTPSLFYRMRASDEGAAASQGFFKCPECGTSLPEQAGDVLACPGCQRRWGRKNGIYNFKQALK, encoded by the coding sequence ATGCCGCCTGAGGTGCAGAACGATCATCCGCCAATTTGTGATTATGAGGGGTCCGATTATCAACAGCGTTTTTGGGAGCAGGGCGAACGCCAATACGAAGATCAGGTAGAAGCGGTCGCTATCCGGCGTTTGCTGCCGACCAGCGGCAAGTTGCTACTGGAAGTGGGCGCTGGGGCCGGGCGCAACACGCCGCGCTATCATGGCTACGAGCGCATCGTGGTGATGGATTACTCCACTACGCAACTGGAGCAGGCCCAGCAGCGCTTGGGAACAGACCCGCGCTATATCTATGTGGCGGCCGACGTCTACAAATTGCCTTTTGTGGATGGGCTGTTCGACGGCGTGACCATGATCCGCGTGATCCACCACCTGGCTGAGGCGCCGCGGGCGCTGGGCCAACTGCGCCAGGTGATGCAACCCAAGGGGGTCTTCCTGCTGGAATTTGCCAACAAGCGCAACCTGAAAGCCATTTTGCGTTACTGGGCCGGCCGGCAAACGTGGAACCCGTTTACCCCTGAGCAGGTTGAGTACATTCCGTTGAATTTTGATTTTCACCCACACACCATGCGCGGTTGGCTGAAACAAGCCGGCTTTCGCATCGAGCGCCAACTGAGCGTCTCGCACTTCCGCATGGGTTGGCTGAAGCGCAATATCCCTTTGGGCCTGTTGGTCGGGGCGGACGCAGCCCTGCAGCCGACCGGGGCGCTGTGGCAGTATACGCCGAGCCTGTTCTACCGCATGCGCGCCAGCGACGAAGGGGCAGCCGCCAGCCAGGGCTTCTTCAAATGCCCGGAATGCGGCACTTCACTGCCAGAGCAGGCAGGTGATGTGCTCGCCTGCCCAGGCTGCCAACGGCGCTGGGGCCGCAAAAACGGCATCTACAATTTCAAGCAAGCCCTGAAGTAA
- a CDS encoding L,D-transpeptidase, with amino-acid sequence MKSRRFASLILALLLSVLAVPASAAPAADAPLCLPETFAPQAQTDCLPYGSAAYLARLAEMGISLPLKPLSATLVDQSLSESNVNYAIVNTMNEAGQVLQRPVFASAADAAANSNPTSFVKAGSSPHYVAYTSIQDGGGVYFTDLGWMRRSDLSPVQVRRFAMGLEFKSTPERPFGWVLEFAGGETAPFNAYTGADLRAPRSGSTFAAYDVIEVFDIQQVGDLKWYLVGPDLWLNSLQMRLVFPNTQAPQGVDNGRWIEINLDQQSLSVYENSELVFATLIATGLDGLWTRPGVFQVYEKHDSTPMSGDFSGGAGGYYYLAEVPWTLYYDQARAIHGAYWRQKQFFGYQGSHGCVNLSLGDAHWVYQWADVGDWVYVHDPSGRTPTDEEFAYGAGAP; translated from the coding sequence ATGAAATCCCGCCGCTTCGCCTCTTTGATTCTGGCTCTTCTGCTCTCTGTGCTGGCTGTTCCGGCATCCGCCGCCCCCGCAGCGGATGCGCCGTTGTGTCTGCCGGAAACCTTTGCCCCCCAAGCGCAAACTGACTGCCTCCCTTACGGTTCGGCGGCCTACCTGGCCCGCCTGGCGGAAATGGGCATTTCTTTGCCGCTCAAACCGCTTTCCGCCACGCTGGTTGACCAGTCTCTGAGCGAAAGCAATGTGAACTATGCCATCGTCAATACGATGAATGAAGCCGGCCAGGTGCTGCAGCGTCCTGTGTTTGCCAGTGCGGCGGACGCGGCCGCCAACAGCAACCCCACCAGCTTCGTTAAGGCCGGCAGCAGCCCGCACTATGTCGCCTACACATCGATCCAGGACGGGGGCGGAGTGTACTTCACCGACCTGGGCTGGATGCGCCGCAGCGACCTTTCCCCTGTGCAAGTGCGCCGCTTTGCCATGGGGCTGGAGTTCAAGTCCACACCAGAACGCCCCTTTGGCTGGGTGCTGGAATTTGCCGGCGGCGAAACTGCGCCGTTCAACGCCTACACCGGTGCTGATCTGCGCGCCCCGCGCTCCGGCAGTACGTTTGCCGCCTACGACGTGATCGAAGTCTTTGATATTCAACAGGTGGGCGATCTCAAGTGGTACCTGGTCGGCCCGGACCTGTGGCTGAACTCGCTGCAAATGCGCCTGGTCTTCCCCAATACCCAAGCGCCGCAAGGGGTGGACAATGGCCGCTGGATCGAGATCAATCTTGACCAGCAGTCCCTTTCTGTCTACGAGAACTCTGAGCTGGTCTTTGCCACTCTGATCGCCACAGGGCTGGACGGGTTGTGGACCCGCCCCGGCGTGTTCCAAGTGTACGAGAAGCACGACAGCACGCCGATGAGCGGCGACTTCTCCGGCGGCGCCGGCGGCTACTATTACTTGGCCGAAGTGCCCTGGACCTTGTATTACGACCAGGCCCGCGCCATCCACGGCGCCTACTGGCGGCAAAAGCAGTTCTTCGGCTACCAGGGCTCCCACGGCTGCGTCAATCTCTCGCTGGGCGATGCCCACTGGGTCTACCAATGGGCGGATGTAGGCGACTGGGTCTATGTCCACGACCCGTCCGGGCGCACGCCCACCGATGAGGAATTCGCCTACGGGGCGGGGGCGCCGTAG
- a CDS encoding GNAT family N-acetyltransferase codes for MKTEETALQIVPAGPQHWGDLLEFFERIPCTCQYWRVSSSEYSGARKESLDAWVAARRAALRAQLNDPTPPGVLAYLEGQLVGWCGFGPRPQMERLVRSRTIPKIDEQPVWSVVCFIVRTGFRRRGIASALLQGVIECARHYGAPGLEAYPVDPQGKRISGAFAYVGTTSMFERAGFQRVLLTDATSAKLPRWLMRLSLS; via the coding sequence GTGAAAACAGAAGAAACCGCTCTGCAGATCGTGCCTGCCGGCCCACAGCATTGGGGTGACCTGCTGGAGTTCTTTGAGCGCATCCCCTGCACCTGCCAGTATTGGCGGGTGTCTTCTTCAGAATACAGTGGAGCCAGGAAGGAGAGTCTGGACGCCTGGGTGGCCGCCCGGCGGGCTGCCCTGCGCGCCCAGCTGAACGACCCCACGCCGCCCGGTGTGCTGGCCTATCTGGAGGGTCAGTTGGTGGGCTGGTGCGGCTTTGGCCCGCGCCCACAAATGGAGCGTTTAGTCCGTTCCCGCACGATCCCCAAGATTGACGAGCAGCCGGTATGGTCGGTGGTCTGCTTCATCGTGCGCACGGGTTTTCGGCGGCGCGGGATCGCCTCGGCCCTGTTGCAGGGCGTCATCGAGTGTGCACGCCATTATGGCGCGCCTGGGTTGGAAGCCTACCCGGTGGACCCGCAGGGCAAACGCATCAGCGGCGCCTTTGCTTATGTGGGCACCACGTCCATGTTCGAGCGCGCCGGTTTCCAGCGAGTGCTGCTCACGGATGCGACCAGCGCCAAGCTGCCGCGCTGGCTGATGCGGCTGTCGCTGAGCTGA
- a CDS encoding MFS transporter, producing the protein MKPSALGWQLALFTLIRTVVSTAYRMVYPFLGVFRDGLGVPLDSLTYAVGLRSLVAGLLGPLLAAQGDLRGRKAGMLLGQLTFLAGMSAVVLWPSFPTFVLALILSALGKITFDPTMQAYIADRVPYSRRSVFLTVTEFSWSGAFLLGMPLVGWIIAERGWISPFYLLGGLALLATIIFYKSLPADPPRPAQRPNLLRELLASKPALAALGLTFFSCVANEFINLTFSIWLEERFALRLLALGTTAAILGAAELSGEGLVAAFTDRLGKRRAIVLGLLANCLAVIALPVAGGMSLLAAQVALFLFYISFEFFIVSAIPLMTEVMPQARTTMMAGFFTSASVSRALASLLVPALFGWGFWFVVLAAVAGNLLALAFVSRVRLAAEG; encoded by the coding sequence ATGAAACCCTCTGCCCTGGGCTGGCAACTGGCCCTGTTTACGCTGATTCGCACTGTGGTCAGCACGGCCTATCGCATGGTCTACCCCTTCCTGGGCGTCTTCCGAGATGGGTTGGGGGTGCCCTTGGATTCACTGACCTACGCCGTCGGCTTACGCTCCCTGGTGGCCGGCCTGCTGGGGCCGCTGCTGGCCGCGCAAGGTGACCTGCGCGGGCGCAAGGCCGGTATGCTGCTGGGCCAGTTGACCTTCCTGGCGGGTATGAGCGCAGTGGTGCTGTGGCCCAGTTTCCCCACATTCGTGCTTGCCCTGATCCTTTCTGCGCTGGGCAAGATCACCTTTGACCCGACCATGCAGGCCTACATTGCCGACCGAGTGCCCTACAGCCGGCGCAGTGTGTTTCTGACTGTCACGGAATTCAGCTGGTCTGGCGCCTTTCTGCTTGGCATGCCGCTGGTCGGTTGGATCATTGCTGAGCGGGGCTGGATAAGCCCATTCTATTTGTTGGGCGGATTGGCTTTGCTGGCCACGATCATCTTTTACAAAAGTCTCCCGGCAGACCCGCCGCGTCCTGCCCAGCGGCCCAATCTGCTCAGAGAATTGCTGGCCTCTAAACCGGCTTTGGCAGCTTTGGGACTGACCTTCTTTTCCTGTGTGGCCAACGAGTTCATCAATCTCACTTTTAGCATTTGGCTCGAGGAGCGTTTCGCCCTGCGCCTGCTGGCTCTGGGCACCACTGCGGCTATCCTGGGGGCCGCCGAACTGAGCGGCGAGGGACTGGTGGCTGCATTCACTGACCGCCTGGGGAAGCGCCGGGCGATCGTGTTGGGCCTGCTGGCCAATTGCTTGGCGGTGATCGCCCTGCCTGTGGCAGGCGGCATGAGCCTGCTGGCGGCTCAGGTGGCGCTGTTCTTGTTTTACATCAGCTTCGAGTTCTTCATCGTCAGCGCCATCCCGTTGATGACCGAGGTTATGCCGCAGGCGCGTACGACGATGATGGCGGGCTTCTTCACCAGCGCCTCCGTCAGCCGGGCGCTGGCCAGCCTGTTGGTGCCTGCCCTGTTTGGCTGGGGCTTTTGGTTCGTGGTGTTGGCTGCGGTGGCGGGCAACCTGCTGGCCTTGGCTTTTGTCAGCCGGGTGCGCTTGGCAGCCGAAGGCTGA
- a CDS encoding 2-oxo acid dehydrogenase subunit E2 — protein MAVKVTLPQMGEGVIEATVTRWLKREGDEVKEYDPLVEVNTDKVDTEIPSPVSGTVLKVVVDEGATAPVNAVLAWIGQPGEALEGGEAPAPAAKAPPAATPKAAAAPSPAPLPPAPAPQPIPAAPAPIVAHNGGPGPISPLVARIAAEHGLDLAGLRGSGPGGRITKADVLAYASGGAVAAATATAALPKSDGQNMATFLSPVVKKLAAEHSLDLTRIPGSGLGGRVTKADVEAAIAGGGAVLRVPPPAPLAPAKTPFPPAFPDAVPGSVMKLNPVRKAIAEHMVRSKHTSPHVTTVMEADMSTVTAHRAANKAAFAQQGVNLTFTAYLVAAIVAACKAYPIVNSSWTDEGIAVHGQINVGVATALEPDGLIVPVIKNAGALNLVELARAVNDLSGRARGKQLKTDEVKDGTVTLTNHGTSGSLFATPIINQPQCAIIGTGAIEKRVKVIHDAIAIRPMMYISLTFDHRILDGAVADYFLGTFKYTLENWA, from the coding sequence ATGGCTGTTAAAGTGACCCTGCCGCAAATGGGCGAAGGCGTGATCGAGGCCACCGTGACCCGCTGGCTCAAACGCGAGGGCGACGAGGTCAAAGAGTACGATCCGCTGGTGGAAGTCAACACCGACAAGGTGGACACCGAGATCCCCAGCCCGGTCAGCGGCACGGTTCTGAAGGTGGTGGTGGACGAAGGCGCTACCGCTCCGGTGAACGCCGTGCTGGCCTGGATCGGCCAGCCGGGCGAAGCGCTGGAGGGCGGCGAGGCTCCTGCCCCTGCGGCCAAAGCGCCGCCAGCTGCCACACCTAAGGCGGCTGCCGCCCCATCTCCCGCACCCCTGCCTCCTGCGCCCGCTCCGCAGCCCATCCCGGCGGCCCCTGCGCCAATCGTCGCGCACAATGGCGGCCCCGGCCCCATTTCGCCGCTGGTGGCGCGCATCGCCGCCGAGCACGGCCTGGACCTGGCCGGGCTGCGCGGCAGCGGGCCGGGCGGGCGCATCACCAAAGCCGACGTGCTGGCCTACGCGTCTGGCGGCGCGGTCGCCGCGGCGACCGCCACAGCTGCCCTGCCGAAATCCGATGGCCAGAACATGGCCACGTTCCTATCGCCGGTGGTCAAGAAGTTGGCCGCCGAGCACAGCCTGGACCTGACCCGCATCCCCGGCAGCGGCCTGGGCGGCCGGGTCACCAAGGCGGATGTGGAAGCCGCCATTGCCGGCGGCGGGGCCGTGCTGCGCGTTCCGCCGCCGGCGCCTTTAGCGCCCGCAAAGACGCCGTTCCCGCCGGCCTTCCCGGATGCCGTGCCGGGCAGCGTAATGAAGCTCAACCCGGTGCGCAAGGCCATCGCCGAGCACATGGTGCGCAGCAAGCACACCTCGCCGCACGTCACCACGGTGATGGAAGCCGACATGAGCACGGTAACTGCTCACCGGGCCGCCAACAAGGCCGCCTTCGCCCAGCAGGGCGTTAACCTGACCTTCACCGCCTACCTGGTGGCCGCCATCGTGGCCGCGTGCAAGGCTTACCCCATCGTCAATTCCTCCTGGACGGACGAGGGCATCGCCGTGCACGGCCAGATCAACGTTGGCGTGGCCACGGCGCTGGAACCGGACGGGCTGATCGTGCCCGTGATCAAGAACGCCGGCGCGCTGAACCTGGTGGAACTGGCTCGTGCGGTCAACGATCTTTCCGGCCGGGCGCGCGGCAAGCAGCTCAAGACCGACGAGGTCAAAGATGGCACGGTCACTCTGACCAACCACGGCACCAGTGGTTCGCTGTTCGCCACGCCGATCATCAACCAACCGCAGTGCGCTATCATAGGCACCGGCGCTATCGAGAAGCGCGTTAAGGTGATCCACGACGCCATCGCCATCCGGCCGATGATGTACATCAGCTTGACCTTTGACCATCGCATTCTGGACGGCGCGGTGGCGGACTATTTCCTAGGCACGTTCAAATATACGCTGGAGAACTGGGCCTAG